In one Umezawaea sp. Da 62-37 genomic region, the following are encoded:
- a CDS encoding LacI family DNA-binding transcriptional regulator — protein MATLKDVARLAGVSVKTVSNVVNGYEFVKPDNRRRVEEALATTGYRPNIGARNLRRGRTGSLALVLPELSIPYFGEMAGLVLEAAQEHEWNVLIEQTLGTRERERSTLAALGPHMIDAAIVSPEALHSRDFDELDPGIPVVMLGEHSVDVPIDHVGIDNVVAARVATQHLIALGRRRIAAIGAHPYRGTATQRLEGYRSALTAAGLPVRHDLIVQALNYHRRDGAEAMAHLLSLPEPPDAVFCFNDLLAIGALRAAAEHGTRVPQDVAVVGFDNNEESAYSMPSLTTIAPDKAAIAHSAVDLIRRRIKGGQELDPEDVQTPFSLEIRESTR, from the coding sequence TTGGCCACGCTCAAGGACGTCGCCAGGCTCGCCGGTGTGTCGGTCAAGACGGTGTCGAACGTGGTCAACGGCTACGAGTTCGTGAAACCGGACAACCGCCGCCGGGTCGAGGAAGCACTGGCCACGACCGGCTACCGCCCCAACATCGGAGCGCGCAACCTGCGCCGCGGCCGCACCGGCTCACTGGCCCTCGTCCTACCCGAACTGAGCATCCCCTACTTCGGCGAGATGGCCGGACTGGTGCTGGAAGCGGCGCAGGAGCACGAGTGGAACGTGCTCATCGAGCAGACCCTTGGTACCAGGGAACGGGAGCGCTCCACGCTCGCCGCCCTCGGCCCGCACATGATCGACGCGGCCATCGTGAGCCCGGAAGCGCTGCACTCCAGGGACTTCGACGAACTGGACCCCGGCATCCCGGTCGTGATGCTCGGCGAGCACTCGGTCGACGTGCCGATCGACCACGTGGGCATCGACAACGTGGTCGCCGCGCGGGTCGCCACCCAGCACCTGATCGCCCTCGGCCGCCGCCGGATCGCCGCCATCGGCGCGCACCCCTACCGCGGCACCGCGACGCAGCGCCTGGAGGGCTACCGCTCCGCGCTCACGGCCGCGGGCCTGCCGGTGCGCCACGACCTGATCGTGCAGGCCCTCAACTACCACCGCCGCGACGGCGCCGAGGCGATGGCGCACCTGCTGTCGCTGCCGGAACCGCCCGACGCGGTCTTCTGCTTCAACGACCTGCTGGCCATCGGCGCGCTGCGGGCCGCGGCCGAGCACGGCACACGGGTGCCCCAGGACGTGGCGGTCGTGGGCTTCGACAACAACGAGGAGAGCGCTTACAGCATGCCCTCGTTGACGACCATCGCCCCGGACAAGGCGGCCATCGCGCACAGCGCGGTCGACCTGATCCGGCGCCGGATCAAGGGTGGGCAGGAACTGGACCCGGAGGACGTGCAGACCCCGTTCTCCCTGGAGATCAGGGAAAGCACCCGCTAG
- a CDS encoding vWA domain-containing protein, which produces MESVRQRGRRRALGALACAALAAISTIAFVPATVAAPAPAASKCGPLDVAFVLDDTGSMGGTITNLKTGINSIVNDVVTASGGDYQLGLVTFKDNVTVVNDLAPGNAAAVTSYVTNTLGASGGASEPEASDEALNTAVNRLPAAGRPQVGNFNGVWRSTATKFVVLVTDARPGGFDNNYVVGTDNVNAAARATEALGVGIKISAVYVPTPSSTAYSSTIVPIMQNYATTTGGIYTQAAADGSGTATAIQRFLSDCKQTDVFMHDQPTDTGVETNPNGTVWSSPDIKVCPTLADCPGGQPVVGSTSYVHVKLHNPGPYGSGPGLGTLKVYYTAQGGAAVWNPVTGGNWTSIGQQGVTVPAGSTVVKIPWVNVPGPGHFCLLARWVSATDPMTYAEVGNTVLNAKNNNNIAWRNVDTVRVKPGQTVGSPFHLGNGTDKAIKTDLVVTSPGKPFVGAGGSLVIDLGRQLFDRWKQAGGGGEGVKQVGETSLEITDARQARIAGLVVEAGERFETKLSFTGREPGEFVQHVVQFDAEIGDIGGVEFQVFVE; this is translated from the coding sequence ATGGAATCCGTTCGTCAACGTGGACGACGGCGCGCGCTGGGCGCGTTGGCCTGCGCGGCATTGGCCGCTATCAGCACCATCGCCTTCGTCCCTGCGACGGTCGCCGCCCCCGCGCCGGCCGCCAGCAAGTGCGGGCCGCTGGACGTGGCGTTCGTGCTGGACGACACCGGCAGCATGGGCGGCACGATCACCAACCTGAAGACCGGTATCAACAGCATCGTGAACGACGTGGTGACCGCGTCCGGCGGTGACTACCAACTGGGTCTGGTGACCTTCAAGGACAACGTGACGGTGGTGAACGACCTGGCGCCGGGCAACGCGGCGGCGGTCACGAGCTACGTGACGAACACGCTCGGGGCCAGTGGTGGCGCCAGCGAGCCCGAGGCGTCGGACGAGGCGCTCAACACGGCGGTGAACCGGTTGCCCGCGGCCGGGCGGCCGCAGGTCGGGAACTTCAACGGGGTGTGGCGGTCGACGGCGACGAAGTTCGTCGTGCTGGTCACGGACGCGCGACCCGGCGGGTTCGACAACAACTACGTCGTGGGCACGGACAACGTGAACGCGGCGGCGCGCGCCACCGAGGCGCTCGGCGTGGGCATCAAGATCTCGGCGGTGTACGTGCCGACGCCCTCTTCGACGGCGTACTCGTCGACGATCGTGCCGATCATGCAGAACTACGCCACCACGACCGGTGGCATCTACACCCAGGCGGCCGCCGACGGGAGCGGGACCGCCACGGCGATCCAGCGGTTCCTGAGCGACTGCAAGCAGACCGACGTGTTCATGCACGACCAGCCCACCGACACGGGCGTCGAGACCAACCCCAACGGGACGGTGTGGAGCAGCCCTGACATCAAGGTCTGCCCGACGCTGGCGGACTGCCCCGGCGGCCAACCGGTCGTCGGCTCGACCAGCTACGTGCACGTGAAGCTGCACAACCCCGGCCCTTACGGCAGCGGCCCCGGTCTCGGCACGCTGAAGGTGTACTACACCGCGCAGGGCGGCGCGGCGGTCTGGAACCCGGTGACGGGCGGCAACTGGACGTCCATCGGGCAGCAGGGCGTCACGGTGCCCGCGGGCTCCACGGTCGTGAAGATCCCGTGGGTCAACGTGCCGGGGCCGGGTCACTTCTGCCTGCTGGCGCGCTGGGTGTCGGCGACCGACCCGATGACCTACGCCGAGGTCGGCAACACCGTGCTCAACGCCAAGAACAACAACAACATCGCCTGGCGCAACGTGGACACCGTCCGCGTGAAGCCCGGCCAGACCGTCGGCTCGCCGTTCCACCTCGGCAACGGCACCGACAAGGCGATCAAGACCGACCTCGTGGTCACCAGCCCCGGCAAGCCCTTCGTGGGCGCGGGCGGGTCGCTGGTGATCGACCTCGGGCGGCAGCTGTTCGACCGCTGGAAGCAGGCGGGTGGCGGCGGCGAGGGCGTGAAGCAGGTCGGCGAGACCTCGCTGGAGATCACCGACGCCAGGCAGGCCCGGATCGCGGGGCTGGTGGTCGAGGCCGGTGAGCGGTTCGAGACGAAGCTGTCGTTCACCGGCCGCGAGCCCGGTGAGTTCGTGCAGCACGTCGTGCAGTTCGACGCCGAGATCGGCGACATCGGCGGTGTCGAGTTCCAGGTGTTCGTGGAGTAG
- a CDS encoding ABC transporter ATP-binding protein, with protein MTRVVSAAETAPTTYSHEIRATGLKVRVGVRKMAVDGLDLSLGTGVHGLLGPNGAGKTTLIRALATVLRPADGTLEVLGTSVGGRVDQRALRRRIGYLPQEFGYYKRFTVREFVEYMAWLKEMPKRDVPAAVQRAVERVGLADRADHRMKTLSGGMVRRAGIAQAIVNDPRVLLLDEPTAGLDPAQRLRFRELLQELGTDSCVVVSTHLVEDVAAACTDVVLFAEGKLVFQGTPDQLATAGGPEHVGDSPIERGYSALLGEPGKGQGQW; from the coding sequence ATGACCCGAGTGGTGAGCGCGGCCGAGACCGCACCGACCACCTACTCCCACGAGATCAGGGCCACCGGTCTGAAGGTCCGCGTAGGAGTGCGCAAGATGGCCGTCGACGGGCTCGACCTGTCGCTCGGCACCGGCGTCCACGGGCTGCTCGGGCCCAACGGCGCGGGCAAGACGACCCTGATCCGCGCCCTCGCCACGGTGCTCCGGCCCGCGGACGGCACGCTCGAGGTGCTCGGCACCTCCGTGGGAGGACGCGTCGACCAGCGTGCCCTGCGCCGCCGGATCGGCTACCTGCCGCAGGAGTTCGGTTACTACAAGCGGTTCACCGTCCGCGAGTTCGTCGAGTACATGGCGTGGCTCAAGGAGATGCCCAAGCGGGACGTCCCGGCGGCCGTGCAGCGCGCCGTCGAGCGGGTGGGCCTGGCCGACCGGGCCGACCACCGGATGAAGACGCTGTCCGGCGGCATGGTCCGGCGGGCGGGGATCGCGCAGGCGATCGTGAACGACCCGCGGGTCCTCCTGCTCGACGAGCCCACGGCGGGCCTCGACCCGGCGCAGCGGCTGCGGTTCCGCGAACTCCTGCAGGAACTGGGCACCGACAGCTGCGTCGTCGTGTCCACGCACCTGGTCGAGGACGTCGCGGCGGCGTGCACGGACGTCGTGCTGTTCGCCGAGGGCAAGCTCGTCTTCCAGGGCACGCCCGATCAACTGGCCACCGCGGGCGGACCGGAGCACGTGGGCGACAGCCCGATCGAACGCGGCTACTCGGCGCTGCTCGGCGAGCCGGGCAAGGGACAGGGGCAGTGGTGA
- a CDS encoding ABC transporter permease, whose protein sequence is MTATAGGIDRARVARWLQEYGVYVAVVVLLLFNVFFTANFLTLGNFRTQLVQAAPVCIVALGMALVIGTEGVDLSVGAVMALAASLIPLYLGAGPIPAIAIALVVGIVAGTFNGFLVAHLGIQPIVATLALLVGGRGLALVIANGQLVQLHDKTFLELGTGDLAGIPISVWVAGLLSVVMALLVGRTTFGRRLVAIGGNRTASALAGLPVKAVLVGVYAICGLLAAVAGVLATARLSASDPADVGMLMELSAITAVVVGGTALTGGRVRILGTVFGVILMQLVRATLIKHNLPDSTAQMVQAAIIVVAVYVARERSTR, encoded by the coding sequence ATGACGGCGACGGCGGGCGGGATCGACCGCGCCCGCGTGGCCCGGTGGCTCCAGGAGTACGGCGTGTACGTCGCCGTCGTCGTGCTGCTGCTGTTCAACGTGTTCTTCACCGCGAACTTCCTGACGCTGGGCAACTTCCGCACGCAGCTGGTGCAGGCCGCGCCGGTCTGCATCGTGGCGCTGGGCATGGCGCTGGTGATCGGCACCGAGGGCGTCGACCTGTCGGTCGGCGCCGTCATGGCGCTCGCCGCGTCGCTCATCCCGCTGTACCTGGGCGCCGGTCCGATCCCCGCCATCGCCATCGCGCTGGTGGTGGGGATCGTGGCCGGGACGTTCAACGGGTTCCTGGTGGCCCACCTCGGCATCCAGCCGATCGTGGCGACACTGGCGCTGCTGGTCGGCGGCCGCGGGCTCGCGCTCGTGATAGCCAACGGCCAGCTGGTGCAGCTGCACGACAAGACGTTCCTCGAACTGGGCACGGGCGACCTGGCGGGAATCCCGATCAGCGTGTGGGTCGCGGGCCTGCTGTCGGTCGTGATGGCGCTGCTCGTCGGGCGCACCACGTTCGGCCGCAGGCTGGTCGCGATCGGCGGCAACCGCACCGCCAGCGCGCTGGCGGGCCTGCCGGTCAAGGCCGTGCTGGTCGGCGTGTACGCGATCTGCGGCCTGCTCGCGGCCGTGGCGGGCGTGCTCGCGACCGCGCGCCTGAGCGCCAGCGACCCGGCCGACGTCGGGATGCTGATGGAGCTGTCGGCGATCACCGCGGTGGTCGTCGGCGGCACGGCGCTCACCGGTGGCCGGGTGCGGATCCTCGGCACGGTGTTCGGCGTGATCCTCATGCAGCTGGTGCGCGCCACGCTCATCAAGCACAACCTGCCCGACTCGACCGCGCAGATGGTCCAGGCCGCGATCATCGTCGTCGCGGTGTACGTCGCCCGTGAACGGAGCACCCGTTGA
- a CDS encoding RNA polymerase sigma factor, producing MSHPPENLPGDPGVLRGVGPLRGRPAERDEAHLVRLVAKGDRTAFEELYRRTSPWIAVRLRRRCADEQIVAEVMQETYLSVWRAADAFDGASVDGTAVGWLWTIAARRLIDAFRRRAHHAEPPPAAAAETVAPPVEDEVLAGVVGDDVGDALRRLAPELRQVLQAMVLDGLSVRETAVLLGVPEGTVKTRARRARIAMREALS from the coding sequence ATGTCACATCCACCTGAGAACCTTCCGGGCGATCCGGGCGTCTTGCGGGGTGTGGGACCACTACGGGGAAGACCGGCCGAACGCGACGAGGCGCACCTGGTGCGCCTGGTCGCCAAGGGTGATCGGACCGCGTTCGAGGAGCTGTACCGGCGGACGTCGCCGTGGATCGCCGTGCGGCTGCGCCGCCGGTGCGCCGACGAGCAGATCGTCGCCGAGGTCATGCAGGAGACCTACCTGTCGGTGTGGCGCGCGGCGGACGCGTTCGACGGGGCCTCGGTGGACGGCACGGCGGTCGGGTGGCTGTGGACTATCGCGGCGCGGCGGCTGATCGACGCGTTCCGGCGGCGGGCGCACCACGCGGAACCGCCACCGGCCGCCGCCGCGGAGACCGTGGCGCCGCCCGTCGAGGACGAGGTGCTGGCGGGCGTCGTCGGCGACGACGTCGGTGACGCGTTGCGGCGCCTGGCGCCGGAACTGCGGCAGGTGTTGCAGGCCATGGTGCTCGACGGGCTGAGCGTCCGGGAGACGGCGGTCCTGCTCGGGGTGCCGGAGGGCACCGTCAAGACCCGCGCCCGTCGGGCCCGGATCGCCATGCGGGAGGCGCTGTCATGA
- a CDS encoding HNH endonuclease signature motif containing protein has protein sequence MHATDDEGVGLDADRVESPVVARVDVGPRADLLVSFAGLSERGRDKSLALLWAIGQVAAGHDRLFPWAQFKVDAGRVLAEFGLEEPEAPYWGLGAESGLWEAGERAGFTSHVAERLGDRGFRGRVVDVLHREHLADVDFRALLTLVGLADHDLAPPSALDVLRSLVGKQLFTVTGKPNRIIRVDPDVVRVGTGRSEAGEPVRVAAVQKGLDLLREKGFVRIHPTADGLGHRSSFIGAVLATVPGAVASTGPAMVTMADPVDIPVSEGALFAVLDGKAVRKYRKEQVYLRRFLVGDRRQASCDLCGQEFPMGFLVAAHVKPRSLCTDEERNDLRNVAMLACGFGCDRLYEDGYLAVDEHGRVLAAPSTVELGSAVSDYLRRLEGLRCTAHRPGSEPYFAWHRDNVYRRGPATA, from the coding sequence GTGCATGCGACGGATGACGAGGGTGTCGGGCTGGACGCGGACCGCGTGGAGTCCCCCGTGGTGGCGCGGGTGGACGTGGGGCCGAGGGCCGATCTGCTGGTGTCGTTCGCGGGGCTGTCGGAGCGGGGACGGGACAAGTCGCTGGCCCTCTTGTGGGCCATTGGTCAAGTCGCGGCCGGGCACGACCGGTTGTTCCCGTGGGCGCAGTTCAAGGTCGACGCGGGGCGGGTGCTGGCGGAGTTCGGGCTTGAGGAGCCCGAGGCCCCGTACTGGGGGTTGGGTGCGGAGTCCGGGTTGTGGGAGGCGGGTGAGCGCGCAGGGTTCACGTCGCACGTGGCCGAGCGGTTGGGAGACCGCGGGTTCCGGGGGCGGGTGGTCGACGTGCTGCACCGCGAGCACTTGGCGGACGTGGACTTCCGGGCGCTGCTGACCTTGGTCGGTCTCGCCGACCACGACCTGGCGCCGCCGAGCGCGCTGGACGTGCTCCGGTCGCTGGTGGGCAAGCAGCTCTTCACCGTGACCGGCAAGCCCAACCGGATCATCCGGGTCGATCCCGACGTCGTGCGCGTCGGCACAGGGCGGTCGGAAGCAGGGGAGCCGGTGCGGGTCGCGGCTGTTCAGAAAGGGCTGGACCTGTTGCGGGAGAAAGGGTTCGTGCGGATCCATCCGACCGCGGACGGACTTGGCCATCGCAGTTCGTTCATCGGTGCCGTCCTGGCCACGGTGCCGGGCGCGGTGGCGTCGACGGGGCCCGCCATGGTCACCATGGCGGACCCCGTCGACATTCCCGTGAGCGAAGGTGCCCTGTTCGCGGTCCTGGACGGCAAGGCGGTGCGGAAGTACCGCAAGGAGCAGGTGTACCTGCGCCGGTTCCTGGTGGGGGACCGGCGGCAGGCGTCCTGCGACCTGTGCGGCCAGGAGTTCCCGATGGGCTTCCTGGTCGCCGCCCACGTCAAGCCGCGGTCGCTGTGCACCGACGAGGAGCGCAACGACCTGCGCAACGTGGCCATGCTCGCCTGCGGGTTCGGCTGCGACCGGCTCTACGAGGACGGGTACCTGGCCGTCGACGAGCACGGTCGGGTGCTGGCGGCGCCGAGCACGGTCGAGCTGGGGTCAGCCGTCAGCGACTACCTGCGCCGCCTGGAAGGCCTGCGGTGCACTGCTCACCGGCCGGGGTCCGAGCCCTACTTCGCCTGGCACCGGGACAACGTCTACCGGCGTGGACCCGCCACGGCGTAG
- a CDS encoding sugar ABC transporter ATP-binding protein, with amino-acid sequence MEPVLEVTDVVKEFVGVRALDGVSFAVRPGEVHALVGENGAGKSTLIKVLTGVHRPDSGEVRLRGEVVSFDRPVRAQEAGISTIYQEVNLVPLMSVAANVFLGREPRNRFGLVDWAEMNRKAAELLGGYGIHTDVKRPLGTLSVGAQQMVALVRAVSTDADVVIMDEPTSSLEPREVETLFSVVEQLHDKGIAVVYVSHRMDELYRICDQVTVLRDGKLVHTGPLNDLSRIELVSMMLGRSVNDIREHGATAFGEDHHAGREPILRAENLSSGVRLSDVSVSIRPGEVVGLAGLLGSGRTETARAIVGALPLDGGTVLVGGKALKSGDVGAAMAAGVNMLAEDRKAEGIIPNLSVRENIVLAALPQLSRFGVVSRDKQDRIVDTFVKRLRIKVSNPDQLVSELSGGNQQKVLLARWLCTKPKVLLLDEPTRGIDVGAKAEVQALIDELAQEGLAVLLISSEMEELLDGADRLVVLKDGAVVGELSGDDLTQDKVLAAIAGEAP; translated from the coding sequence GTGGAACCGGTGCTGGAGGTAACCGACGTCGTGAAGGAATTCGTCGGCGTTCGCGCGCTCGACGGGGTGTCGTTCGCGGTGCGGCCGGGGGAGGTGCACGCCCTGGTCGGGGAGAACGGCGCGGGCAAGTCCACGCTGATCAAAGTGCTCACGGGCGTGCACCGCCCCGACTCCGGCGAGGTCCGGCTGCGGGGCGAGGTGGTGTCCTTCGACCGCCCGGTGCGGGCGCAGGAGGCCGGGATCTCCACGATCTACCAGGAGGTCAACCTCGTCCCGCTGATGAGCGTGGCGGCCAACGTGTTCCTCGGCCGCGAGCCGCGGAACCGGTTCGGCCTCGTGGACTGGGCCGAGATGAACCGCAAGGCCGCGGAGCTGCTGGGCGGCTACGGGATCCACACCGACGTGAAGCGCCCGCTCGGGACGCTCAGCGTCGGCGCCCAGCAGATGGTCGCGCTGGTGCGGGCGGTGTCCACCGACGCCGACGTGGTGATCATGGACGAGCCGACGTCGTCGTTGGAGCCGCGCGAGGTCGAGACGCTGTTCTCGGTCGTCGAGCAGCTGCACGACAAGGGCATCGCGGTCGTCTACGTGAGCCACCGGATGGACGAGCTGTACCGGATCTGCGACCAGGTCACGGTGCTCCGGGACGGGAAGCTGGTCCACACCGGGCCGCTGAACGACCTCTCGCGCATCGAACTGGTGTCGATGATGCTCGGCCGCAGCGTCAACGACATCCGCGAGCACGGCGCGACCGCGTTCGGCGAGGACCACCACGCCGGGCGGGAGCCGATCCTGCGGGCGGAGAACCTGTCCAGCGGCGTCCGGCTGTCCGACGTGTCGGTGTCGATCCGGCCCGGTGAGGTCGTCGGCCTCGCCGGGCTGCTCGGCTCCGGCCGCACGGAGACCGCGCGGGCCATCGTCGGCGCGCTGCCGCTGGACGGCGGCACGGTGCTGGTCGGCGGCAAGGCGCTGAAGTCGGGTGACGTCGGCGCGGCGATGGCCGCGGGCGTCAACATGCTGGCGGAGGACCGCAAGGCGGAGGGGATCATCCCCAACCTGTCCGTGCGGGAGAACATCGTGCTCGCCGCGCTGCCCCAGCTGTCCCGCTTCGGCGTGGTCAGCAGGGACAAGCAGGACCGGATCGTCGACACCTTCGTGAAGCGCCTGCGCATCAAGGTGTCCAACCCCGACCAGCTCGTGTCGGAGCTGTCCGGCGGTAACCAGCAGAAGGTGCTGCTGGCCCGCTGGCTGTGCACCAAGCCGAAGGTCCTGCTGCTCGACGAGCCGACCCGCGGCATCGACGTCGGCGCCAAGGCCGAGGTGCAGGCGCTGATCGACGAACTCGCCCAGGAAGGCTTGGCCGTGCTGCTGATCTCCTCGGAGATGGAGGAACTGCTCGACGGGGCTGACCGGCTGGTCGTGCTCAAGGACGGAGCGGTGGTGGGAGAGCTGTCCGGGGACGACCTGACCCAGGACAAGGTGCTCGCCGCGATCGCGGGGGAGGCGCCATGA
- a CDS encoding zf-HC2 domain-containing protein, which translates to MTVEHPSGGLVGRYARGDADIPADEVWAVEAHLEKCAPCRALLADTDDGVLVDAVWTDLRPLLDAVPQMPRRRPWLRGLNAWVTPSMVPWLTMTLVVALLAVLADRLSSGGPDGVSVVLLVAPVLPVLGVAAAWGRGLDPVYEMTASTPRAGLPLLLRRTVSVLLTVIPILLAAGPSTSTALWLLPCLAFTTTTLALGGLVGIGRAAIALVVVWAVVIVAPSTALIPSPLTSHQGGLPVWGVLLALGLVVVAVRKDAYTHLGAHR; encoded by the coding sequence ATGACCGTGGAACACCCCTCCGGAGGACTTGTCGGGCGGTACGCGCGCGGCGACGCGGACATCCCGGCCGACGAGGTGTGGGCCGTGGAGGCCCACCTCGAGAAGTGCGCGCCGTGCCGGGCGCTGCTGGCCGACACCGATGACGGCGTGCTGGTGGACGCGGTGTGGACGGACCTCCGGCCGCTGCTGGACGCGGTCCCGCAGATGCCGCGCAGGAGACCGTGGCTGCGCGGGCTCAACGCCTGGGTCACCCCGTCCATGGTGCCGTGGCTGACCATGACGCTGGTGGTCGCGCTGCTGGCCGTGCTGGCCGACCGGCTGTCCTCCGGCGGTCCCGACGGGGTGTCGGTGGTGCTGCTGGTAGCACCGGTCCTGCCGGTGCTCGGCGTGGCGGCCGCCTGGGGGCGGGGGCTCGACCCGGTCTACGAGATGACCGCGTCGACTCCCCGCGCCGGACTGCCGCTGCTGCTGCGGCGCACGGTCTCGGTGCTGCTCACCGTGATCCCGATCCTGCTGGCCGCGGGCCCGAGCACCTCGACCGCGCTGTGGCTGCTGCCGTGCCTCGCCTTCACCACCACGACCCTCGCGCTCGGCGGTCTGGTCGGCATCGGCCGGGCCGCCATCGCACTGGTCGTGGTGTGGGCGGTCGTGATCGTCGCACCGTCCACGGCCCTGATCCCCTCCCCCCTCACCTCGCACCAGGGCGGCCTGCCCGTGTGGGGCGTTCTCCTCGCGCTGGGACTCGTCGTCGTGGCCGTCCGCAAGGACGCCTACACGCACCTGGGCGCACACCGATGA
- a CDS encoding alpha/beta fold hydrolase codes for MDLVEQDVATSLGRLRVRVGGEGPTMVFWPSLLMDGTMWAAQVEHFGVDHRVVLVDPPGHGGSEPLTRLFDFDECARCVVQVLDHLGATTAHFVGNSWGGMIGATVAARFPERLDSAVLMNCTASPAPTRQRVEYGFLTAMARLVGGIRGPLVKPVLDAFIGRTTRRERPEVVSTIRAALRRVDMASAAWAVTSVVPRRPDQRELATTIRARVLVVAGAEDATFPVAETRVMADAIPGARFVVLDRTAHLAGLESPAEVNALISGFLAR; via the coding sequence ATGGACCTCGTGGAGCAGGACGTCGCGACCTCCCTCGGCCGCCTGCGGGTGCGGGTGGGCGGCGAGGGCCCCACGATGGTGTTCTGGCCGAGCCTGCTGATGGACGGCACGATGTGGGCGGCGCAGGTCGAGCACTTCGGCGTCGACCACCGGGTCGTGCTGGTCGACCCGCCCGGCCACGGCGGCAGCGAGCCCCTGACCCGGCTGTTCGACTTCGACGAGTGCGCGCGCTGCGTGGTGCAGGTGCTCGACCACCTCGGCGCGACCACCGCGCACTTCGTGGGCAACTCCTGGGGCGGGATGATCGGCGCCACGGTCGCCGCCCGCTTCCCCGAGCGGCTGGACAGCGCGGTGCTGATGAACTGCACCGCCTCCCCCGCCCCGACCCGGCAGCGGGTCGAGTACGGGTTCCTCACCGCGATGGCCAGGCTGGTGGGCGGCATTCGTGGACCACTGGTCAAGCCCGTGCTCGACGCGTTCATCGGCAGGACGACCAGGCGCGAACGGCCGGAGGTCGTCTCGACGATCCGGGCCGCGCTGCGCCGCGTGGACATGGCGTCGGCGGCCTGGGCGGTGACCAGCGTCGTCCCCCGCAGGCCCGATCAGCGCGAACTCGCCACCACGATCCGCGCCCGCGTGCTGGTGGTGGCGGGCGCCGAGGACGCCACGTTCCCGGTGGCCGAGACCAGGGTGATGGCCGACGCGATCCCCGGCGCCCGGTTCGTCGTGCTGGACCGCACCGCCCACCTGGCCGGGCTGGAGAGCCCGGCCGAGGTGAACGCGCTGATCAGCGGCTTCCTCGCGCGGTGA
- a CDS encoding ABC transporter substrate-binding protein, producing the protein MSTPPVRRTKAALFAVTTLTVALTACTSREADTNTQSSAGPAASAAASQASGPGCTLEKTGYPKVDVKSAIVGFSQSEKEANPFRIAETQSIKDEAAKLGIASDKLLVTNAQSDLNKQISDIKSMLDRGAQLLIVAPLNSDGLQPALDAAKAKKVPVVTIDRKVTSAPCTDYLTFIGSNFVEQGQRAAAEMVRVTGGTGKVAILLGSSGNNVTTDRTKGFKDELAKTTGLTVVAEQTGEFDRSKGQAVMEQLIQSNPDITAVYAENDEMGIGAVTALKAAGKNPGKDVKIVSIDGTKNAVQLVADGGYNAVVESNPRFGPLSFKVLQDFADGKDISENVVISDDQYDETNAATKVGNAY; encoded by the coding sequence ATGTCCACGCCGCCCGTGCGCCGCACCAAAGCCGCTCTGTTCGCGGTCACCACGCTCACCGTCGCGCTGACGGCCTGCACCAGCCGCGAGGCCGACACGAACACCCAGTCCAGCGCGGGTCCCGCGGCCTCCGCCGCGGCGTCCCAGGCCAGCGGTCCTGGCTGCACGCTGGAGAAGACCGGCTACCCGAAGGTCGACGTGAAGAGCGCGATCGTCGGCTTCTCCCAGTCGGAGAAGGAGGCCAACCCCTTCCGCATCGCCGAGACCCAGTCCATCAAGGACGAGGCGGCGAAGCTGGGCATCGCCTCCGACAAGCTGCTGGTCACGAACGCGCAGAGCGACCTGAACAAGCAGATCAGCGACATCAAGTCCATGTTGGACCGGGGCGCGCAGCTGCTGATCGTGGCGCCGCTCAACTCCGACGGCCTCCAGCCCGCGCTCGACGCGGCGAAGGCCAAGAAGGTCCCGGTCGTCACCATCGACCGCAAGGTGACCTCCGCCCCGTGCACCGACTACCTGACGTTCATCGGGTCCAACTTCGTCGAGCAGGGCCAGCGCGCCGCCGCCGAGATGGTCCGGGTGACCGGTGGCACCGGCAAGGTCGCGATCCTGCTCGGCTCGTCGGGCAACAACGTGACCACCGACCGCACCAAGGGCTTCAAGGACGAGCTGGCCAAGACGACGGGCCTGACCGTGGTCGCCGAGCAGACCGGTGAGTTCGACCGCTCCAAGGGCCAGGCGGTCATGGAGCAGCTGATCCAGAGCAACCCGGACATCACCGCGGTGTACGCGGAGAACGACGAGATGGGCATCGGCGCGGTCACGGCGCTCAAGGCCGCGGGCAAGAACCCCGGCAAGGACGTCAAGATCGTCTCGATCGACGGCACGAAGAACGCCGTGCAGCTGGTCGCCGACGGCGGCTACAACGCGGTCGTCGAGTCCAACCCGCGCTTCGGCCCGCTGTCCTTCAAGGTCCTCCAGGACTTCGCGGACGGCAAGGACATCAGCGAGAACGTGGTGATCTCCGACGACCAGTACGACGAGACCAACGCGGCCACCAAGGTCGGGAACGCGTACTGA